One segment of Panthera leo isolate Ple1 chromosome A3, P.leo_Ple1_pat1.1, whole genome shotgun sequence DNA contains the following:
- the NTSR2 gene encoding LOW QUALITY PROTEIN: neurotensin receptor type 2 (The sequence of the model RefSeq protein was modified relative to this genomic sequence to represent the inferred CDS: inserted 1 base in 1 codon; deleted 2 bases in 2 codons; substituted 1 base at 1 genomic stop codon), whose translation MESSSPSPSPGPALGLDARLGVDTRLWAKVLFAALCSLILALGAAGSALSVRVVLKGRPGPPGRLRYHVFSLALSALPLWPVGVPAELFNFVWFHYPWVFGDPGCRAYYFVREPCAYATVPSVGGPSAERFLAVRQPPRARRLLSPRRTRRLLSLLWAXLALPMAVITGQKHELEKAGGEPEPASRVCTVLVSRATLQVCIQVNVLVSFVLPLALTAFLIGITVSHLVALSSQVPSLSAPGSPIPNHVELMSKERRKLPLEGHTSLVRHKDSSQLRGLXHSVQGLRAIVAVYITCWMPSHTRRLMYRYVSNDGWTGTLYAYLVIDTLFVSSAVTPVLNNAVSSSFRKLFLEALGSLCREGHPRGTLPPREPRSPTAAGSRDPSDAPRWMQEKNEQSGP comes from the exons ATGGAGAGCAGCAGCCCGagtcccagccctggccctgcgCTGGGCCTGGACGCCCGGCTGGGTGTGGACACGCGCCTCTGGGCCAAGGTGCTGTTCGCCGCTCTCTGCTCGCTCATCTTGGCGCTGGGCGCT GCGGGCAGTGCGCTGTCCGTGCGCGTGGTGCTGAAGGGGCGCCCCGGGCCCCCGGGGCGCCTGCGCTACCACGTATTCAGCCTGGCGCTCTCGGCGCTGCCGCTGTGGCCGGTCGGTGTGCCCGCGGAGCTCTTCAACTTCGTGTGGTTCCACTACCCCTGGGTGTTCGGCGACCCGGGCTGCCGCGCTTACTACTTCGTGCGCGAGCCGTGCGCCTACGCCACGGTGCCCAGCGTAGGTGGCCCGAGCGCCGAGCGCTTCCTGGCCGTGCGCCAGCCCCCGCGCGCCCGCCGGCTGCTGTCGCCGCGCCGCACCCGCCGCCTGCTGTCGCTCCTCTGGG GCCTCGCCCTGCCCATGGCAGTCATCACGGGGCAGAAGCACGAGCTGGAGAAGGCTGGCGGGGAGCCGGAGCCCGCTTCGCGCGTGTGCACGGTGCTGGTGAGCCGCGCCACGCTCCAGGTCTGCATTCAG GTGAACGTGCTGGTGTCTTTCGTGCTCCCCTTGGCGTTAACTGCCTTCCTGATCGGGATCACTGTGAGCCACTTGGTGGCCCTCAGCTCCCAGGTGCCGTCCCTTTCTGCCCCCGGCAGCCCCATCCCCAACCACGTGGAGCTAATGAGCAAGGAGAGGAGGAAGCTCCCCCTGGAGGGCCACACCAGCCTGGTGAGACACAAGGACTCCAGCCAGCTCCGCGGCCTCTAGCATAGCGTCCAGGGTCTCA GAGCCATTGTGGCCGTGTATATCACCTGCTGGATGCCGTCCCACACCCGCAGGCTCATGTACCGCTATGTCTCCAACGATGGGTGGACTGG CACACTCTACGCCTACCTGGTGATAGACACCCTCTTCGTCAGTTCAGCGGTGACCCCTGTCCTGAACAACGCTGTGTCGTCCTCCTTCAGAAAACTCTTCCTGGAAGCCCTGGGCTCCCTGTGTCGAGAAGGCCACCCCCGTGGAACCCTGCCCCCC AGGGAGCCCCGGAGCCCCACGGCTGCAGGTTCTAGGGATCCCTCAGACGCCCCGCGCTGGATGCAAGAGAAGAATGAGCAAAGCGGACCGTGA